A genomic segment from Paraburkholderia hayleyella encodes:
- a CDS encoding TMEM165/GDT1 family protein: MTQAFLISTGAVALAEIGDKTQLLSLVLAARYRKPLPIILGVLVATLVNHAGAGALGAWLGALVTPGAMRWVLAASFIAMGLWILIPDKLDADDARATRTQLGVFGATVITFFLAEMGDKTQLATVALAARFHDFFGVVLGTTLGMMLANVPAILLGDRFAHALSPRLVHGIAAVMFVVLGILLVLGVGF; this comes from the coding sequence ATGACTCAAGCCTTCCTGATCTCCACCGGCGCCGTCGCGCTCGCTGAAATCGGTGATAAAACCCAGTTGCTCTCACTCGTACTCGCCGCGCGCTATCGCAAGCCGCTGCCGATCATTCTCGGGGTGCTGGTCGCCACGCTCGTGAACCATGCCGGCGCGGGTGCGCTGGGCGCCTGGCTGGGCGCACTCGTCACACCGGGCGCGATGCGCTGGGTGCTAGCGGCATCGTTTATCGCCATGGGGCTATGGATTCTGATTCCCGACAAGCTCGATGCCGACGATGCGCGCGCCACCCGGACCCAGCTCGGGGTTTTCGGCGCAACGGTCATCACTTTTTTTCTCGCGGAAATGGGCGATAAAACCCAGCTCGCCACCGTGGCGCTTGCCGCGCGTTTCCATGATTTTTTTGGCGTGGTGCTCGGCACGACCCTTGGCATGATGCTGGCGAACGTGCCCGCGATCCTCCTCGGCGACCGTTTCGCTCATGCGCTGTCGCCCAGGCTGGTGCACGGAATCGCGGCGGTCATGTTTGTCGTGCTCGGGATCTTGCTGGTTTTGGGCGTGGGTTTTTAG
- the pepN gene encoding aminopeptidase N, with protein sequence MADSTSSTVIHRADYAPPPFLIDTVTLEFDLAPACTTVTSTLRMRRNPDAARAGQLELAGEQLEFVSAALDGAPYTALRAHEHGLTLEHLPDAFELTLVGRCNPGQNTTLSGLYVSGGNFFTQCEAEGFHRITWFLDRPDVMSAYHVTLRADKAAYPVLLSNGNLLETGDLPDGRHFARWEDPFRKPCYLFALVAGKLVALEERIRSRSGQTKLLQVWVEPQDLDKTRHAMDSLIHAIRWDETRFGLELDLERFMIVAVSDFNMGAMENKGLNIFNTKYVLANPETATDTDFAHVEAVVGHEYFHNWTGNRVTCRDWFQLSLKEGLTVFRDQEFSADMAGGEHNAAARATKRIEDVRVLRQAQFAEDAGPMAHPVRPESYTEINNFYTMTVYEKGAEVVRMYQTLFGREGFRRGMDLYFQRHDGQAVTCDDFRHALADANQRDLTQFERWYSQAGTPRVTVDTHYDAATYRYSVSLRQQPGPQTPDAAARPLEPLLIPFALGLIDARGADLPLRLAGEAHAAASTTRVLELTEAEQTFVFEDIAARPLPSLLRNFSAPVIVAYDYSVDELAFLLAHDSDPFNRWEAGQRLATRELLALAGQAARGAPLQLDDAFSAAFARVLNDATLTPAFRELALMLPSEAYLAEQMAESNPAAVHQARQFVRQRLAHELRNEWRVAYEHNRTPGPYAATPEAAGQRALKHLALSYLAELDDTADAERLARAQYAEANNMTDRAAALVTLISLAAASGGTQAEAALDDFYRRFENQPLVIDKWFAVQATQRGSATRNVIDVVRKLMTHPAFNLKNPNRARSLIFSFCMANPAQFHAADGSGYAFWAEQVIALDALNPQVAARLARSLELWRRFTPVLREGMHAALEKVAAQAKSRDVREIVEKALK encoded by the coding sequence ATGGCCGATTCCACCTCCTCCACCGTGATTCACCGCGCCGACTACGCGCCGCCGCCCTTCTTGATCGACACGGTCACACTTGAATTCGATCTCGCGCCCGCTTGCACGACAGTCACCAGCACGCTGCGCATGCGGCGCAATCCCGATGCGGCGCGAGCCGGGCAACTCGAGCTCGCGGGCGAGCAACTCGAATTCGTCAGCGCGGCGCTCGACGGCGCGCCGTATACCGCTCTCCGCGCACATGAACACGGCCTGACACTCGAGCATCTGCCAGACGCGTTCGAGCTCACCCTGGTGGGCCGCTGTAATCCTGGGCAAAACACAACGCTATCGGGCCTTTATGTCTCGGGCGGCAATTTTTTCACGCAATGCGAAGCGGAAGGCTTTCACCGCATCACGTGGTTTCTCGACCGCCCGGATGTGATGTCCGCCTATCACGTCACGCTGCGCGCGGATAAGGCCGCGTATCCCGTGTTGCTCTCCAACGGCAATCTGCTCGAAACGGGCGATCTGCCCGATGGCCGCCACTTCGCGCGCTGGGAAGATCCGTTTCGCAAGCCTTGCTATCTGTTTGCGCTCGTCGCGGGCAAGCTGGTTGCGCTCGAAGAGCGCATTCGCAGCCGCTCGGGGCAAACCAAACTGCTGCAAGTCTGGGTCGAACCGCAGGACCTCGACAAAACCCGGCATGCGATGGATTCGCTGATCCATGCCATTCGCTGGGACGAAACCCGCTTTGGCCTGGAGCTGGATCTGGAGCGCTTCATGATCGTCGCAGTCAGCGACTTCAACATGGGCGCGATGGAAAACAAGGGGCTCAACATCTTCAACACGAAGTACGTGCTGGCGAACCCCGAAACCGCGACCGATACGGACTTCGCTCATGTGGAAGCCGTGGTCGGCCACGAGTATTTTCACAACTGGACAGGCAACCGCGTCACCTGCCGCGACTGGTTCCAGCTCAGCCTGAAAGAAGGGTTGACGGTATTCCGCGATCAGGAATTTTCTGCCGACATGGCGGGCGGCGAGCACAACGCTGCGGCGCGCGCGACCAAGCGCATCGAAGACGTGCGCGTGCTGCGCCAGGCGCAGTTCGCCGAAGATGCGGGCCCGATGGCACATCCGGTGCGTCCGGAAAGCTACACCGAGATCAACAATTTCTACACGATGACGGTCTATGAAAAAGGCGCGGAAGTCGTGCGGATGTATCAGACGCTTTTTGGCCGTGAGGGCTTTCGCCGTGGCATGGACCTGTACTTCCAGCGGCACGACGGCCAGGCGGTGACCTGTGACGATTTCCGCCATGCGCTCGCCGATGCGAACCAGCGCGATCTGACGCAATTCGAGCGCTGGTACAGCCAGGCGGGCACGCCGCGCGTGACCGTCGACACTCACTACGACGCTGCGACATACCGCTATAGCGTCAGCCTCAGGCAGCAGCCAGGCCCGCAGACGCCCGATGCCGCCGCCCGCCCCCTTGAACCGTTGCTGATTCCATTTGCCCTTGGCCTGATCGACGCCCGTGGCGCGGATCTCCCACTGCGTCTCGCGGGAGAAGCCCACGCCGCCGCCAGCACCACGCGCGTGCTGGAACTGACCGAAGCCGAGCAGACTTTCGTCTTCGAAGATATTGCGGCGCGGCCGCTGCCCTCGCTGTTGCGCAACTTCTCCGCGCCCGTGATCGTGGCCTACGATTACAGCGTGGACGAACTGGCATTCCTGCTCGCTCACGACAGCGATCCCTTCAACCGCTGGGAGGCCGGCCAGCGGCTCGCCACGCGTGAGCTGCTCGCGCTCGCCGGGCAAGCCGCACGCGGCGCACCGCTGCAACTGGATGACGCCTTCAGCGCCGCGTTCGCACGCGTGCTGAATGATGCAACGCTCACCCCCGCTTTCCGCGAACTGGCGCTCATGCTGCCTTCCGAAGCCTATCTCGCCGAACAGATGGCCGAATCGAATCCGGCGGCGGTGCATCAGGCACGACAGTTTGTACGTCAGCGTCTGGCGCATGAACTCAGGAACGAATGGCGCGTCGCCTACGAGCACAACCGTACCCCCGGCCCCTACGCCGCGACGCCGGAAGCAGCGGGACAACGTGCGCTCAAGCATCTCGCGCTGTCGTATCTGGCTGAACTGGACGACACCGCCGACGCCGAACGCCTGGCCCGTGCGCAGTACGCCGAAGCGAACAACATGACCGACCGCGCCGCCGCCCTCGTCACACTGATCAGCCTCGCGGCAGCCAGCGGCGGCACCCAGGCCGAGGCCGCGCTCGATGATTTCTATCGCCGTTTCGAAAACCAGCCACTCGTCATCGACAAATGGTTCGCGGTACAGGCAACCCAGCGCGGCAGCGCCACGCGGAATGTCATCGACGTAGTGCGCAAGCTGATGACACACCCCGCGTTCAACCTGAAAAACCCGAACCGTGCCCGCTCGCTGATCTTCAGCTTCTGCATGGCCAATCCGGCGCAATTTCACGCCGCGGATGGCTCGGGTTACGCGTTCTGGGCGGAGCAGGTCATCGCGCTCGATGCGCTCAATCCTCAGGTTGCCGCGCGTTTAGCACGTTCGTTAGAACTCTGGCGGCGCTTCACGCCGGTTCTGCGCGAGGGCATGCACGCCGCGCTAGAGAAGGTCGCCGCACAAGCCAAATCGCGGGACGTGCGGGAAATCGTGGAAAAAGCCTTGAAGTAA
- a CDS encoding disulfide bond formation protein B — translation MNYPSATLRHERLMLVLLGLVCLGLVAGALYFQHVRHEDPCPLCILQRYFFLLIALFAFLGARFHSWTGVRVLEAMAALAAAGGIVTAARHMYVQANPGFSCGFDALQPIIDSLPPATWLPSVFKVGGLCETLYPPVLGISLPGWSLIAFVLAFIPLVLSLWRHRNRARQAARP, via the coding sequence ATGAACTACCCCTCCGCTACGCTGCGCCACGAGCGCCTGATGCTAGTTCTGCTTGGACTGGTTTGCCTCGGACTCGTCGCCGGTGCTCTGTATTTTCAGCATGTCCGCCATGAAGACCCGTGCCCGCTGTGCATTTTGCAGCGCTATTTCTTTTTGCTCATCGCGCTGTTCGCCTTCCTGGGAGCGCGTTTTCACAGCTGGACCGGGGTCCGCGTACTCGAAGCGATGGCCGCGCTCGCCGCTGCCGGGGGCATCGTCACCGCGGCGCGCCATATGTATGTGCAGGCCAATCCTGGCTTCAGTTGCGGCTTCGATGCACTCCAGCCCATCATCGACAGCCTGCCGCCCGCCACCTGGCTGCCCAGTGTCTTCAAGGTCGGCGGACTGTGCGAAACCCTTTATCCGCCAGTGCTCGGGATCTCACTGCCAGGCTGGTCGCTTATCGCCTTCGTGCTGGCGTTTATTCCATTGGTGCTGAGCCTGTGGCGTCACCGCAATCGTGCCCGTCAGGCGGCACGCCCTTAA
- a CDS encoding adenosine deaminase: protein MRPTSTPAAPSFTTAFANKIATAPKAELHIHIEGSLEPELIFKLAERNGVKLAYGSIEALREAYAFTDLQSFLDIYYAGASVLLTEQDFYDMTRAYTERALADHVAHAEIFFDPQTHTERGVPLAAVVAGIERALAEAETRGLSSKLILCFLRHLPEDDALATFDAALPLFEQYAHRLIGVGLDSSEAGHPPAKFERVFARARSLGLKCVAHAGEEGPPAYIYEALDLLQVDRLDHGVRSIEDPALVARLAQTRVALTVCPLSNLKLCVFDDMAQHTLKALLDQGVAVTVNSDDPAYFGGYVNANYLASAEALGLDDASVYTLLRNSFEASFITPAERSALLARLDAHWHGSQAEAAALDAS, encoded by the coding sequence ATGCGCCCTACCTCCACCCCCGCAGCCCCTTCATTCACCACCGCTTTCGCCAACAAAATCGCCACCGCGCCCAAGGCCGAGTTGCACATTCATATTGAAGGCTCGCTTGAGCCCGAGCTGATCTTCAAACTGGCTGAGCGCAATGGGGTGAAGCTTGCCTACGGCAGCATCGAAGCATTGCGGGAAGCCTATGCCTTTACCGACCTGCAATCGTTTCTCGACATCTATTACGCGGGGGCGAGCGTCTTGCTGACAGAACAGGATTTCTACGACATGACCCGCGCCTACACCGAACGGGCGCTGGCCGATCATGTCGCGCATGCCGAAATCTTTTTCGATCCGCAGACCCACACCGAACGCGGCGTGCCGCTTGCGGCCGTCGTGGCGGGCATCGAGCGGGCGCTGGCCGAGGCCGAAACGCGCGGTCTGAGCAGCAAGCTGATCCTGTGTTTCCTGCGCCATCTGCCTGAAGACGATGCGCTCGCCACCTTTGATGCCGCCCTGCCACTCTTTGAGCAATACGCGCACCGCCTGATTGGCGTCGGGCTCGATTCATCGGAAGCCGGCCATCCTCCGGCGAAATTCGAACGCGTCTTTGCCCGGGCACGTTCGCTGGGGTTGAAATGCGTCGCGCACGCAGGCGAGGAAGGGCCGCCGGCCTATATCTATGAAGCCCTTGATCTGCTGCAAGTGGACCGCCTGGATCACGGCGTGCGCAGCATCGAAGACCCGGCGCTGGTCGCCCGTCTTGCGCAAACGCGAGTGGCGCTCACGGTGTGTCCGCTGTCGAACCTGAAACTCTGCGTGTTCGACGACATGGCCCAGCACACGCTCAAGGCACTGCTCGACCAGGGCGTGGCCGTGACCGTGAATTCGGACGACCCGGCTTATTTCGGCGGCTATGTCAACGCGAACTATCTGGCCAGCGCCGAAGCACTCGGGCTGGACGACGCGTCGGTGTATACACTGCTGCGCAACAGCTTCGAGGCATCGTTCATCACTCCCGCCGAGCGCAGCGCGCTGCTCGCCCGGCTCGATGCGCACTGGCATGGGTCGCAAGCCGAAGCCGCGGCGCTCGACGCGAGCTGA
- the xdhC gene encoding xanthine dehydrogenase accessory protein XdhC, whose product MQTWLADLQQLLAHGDAVVLVTVARAEGSAPRDAGTKMIVTRDATRHTIGGGHLEWKAIDTARKLLRDGMRVAHLRRLERFALGPSLGQCCGGAVVLAFERLDIGDLGWVTTLARRLAHGEATVRSVAFATTASAAEAVLLSEPEAGAERADCLLWDHASASGMSANESANASALLTETLVAREFAIELFGAGHLGAALVRVLATLPCRVHWVDEPGAAFPPDDMLHAPDAHPDLHFDACSDATQAVMQAAPQSYFVVMTQDYMRDLALAECILRRGDYAFFGLLGSYARRQQFEQRLAALGIDPMQIARMQCPLGIAGIADKAPESIAIATAAQLLQAYETHEPGHTASAAHTTTRR is encoded by the coding sequence ATGCAAACCTGGCTTGCCGATCTGCAACAACTGCTAGCGCATGGCGATGCCGTGGTGCTGGTCACGGTCGCGCGCGCGGAAGGCTCCGCACCGCGCGATGCCGGCACCAAGATGATCGTCACGCGCGATGCCACGCGTCACACCATTGGCGGCGGTCATCTCGAATGGAAAGCCATCGACACCGCTCGCAAGCTACTACGTGATGGCATGCGCGTCGCGCATCTGCGGCGGCTCGAACGCTTCGCGCTCGGCCCCAGCCTCGGGCAATGCTGCGGTGGCGCAGTCGTGCTCGCATTCGAACGGCTTGATATCGGGGACCTGGGTTGGGTCACGACGCTCGCGCGGCGTCTCGCCCACGGCGAAGCCACTGTGCGCAGCGTGGCTTTCGCCACGACGGCCAGCGCGGCCGAAGCCGTGCTGCTCTCCGAGCCGGAAGCGGGTGCCGAACGCGCCGACTGCCTGCTCTGGGACCACGCCAGCGCCTCAGGCATGAGCGCAAACGAAAGTGCGAACGCGAGCGCGCTGCTCACCGAAACCCTCGTGGCCCGCGAATTCGCCATTGAGCTTTTCGGCGCGGGCCATCTGGGCGCCGCACTGGTGCGCGTGCTGGCCACGTTGCCCTGCCGGGTCCACTGGGTGGATGAGCCCGGCGCGGCATTCCCGCCAGACGACATGCTGCACGCCCCCGACGCTCATCCCGACCTGCACTTCGATGCCTGCTCCGACGCCACGCAAGCGGTCATGCAAGCCGCGCCGCAGAGCTATTTCGTCGTCATGACCCAGGATTACATGCGCGACCTCGCGCTCGCCGAGTGCATCTTGCGCCGTGGCGATTACGCGTTTTTTGGCTTGCTCGGCTCCTACGCCCGCCGCCAGCAATTCGAACAGCGCCTCGCCGCACTGGGCATCGATCCCATGCAGATCGCGCGCATGCAATGTCCGCTGGGCATAGCAGGCATCGCCGACAAGGCGCCCGAAAGCATCGCCATCGCCACGGCAGCGCAGCTTTTGCAAGCCTACGAAACCCATGAGCCCGGCCACACGGCTTCCGCGGCCCATACAACGACGCGCCGTTGA
- a CDS encoding DUF4136 domain-containing protein has translation MTLQRWTRPITLALVALAALLSGCTTYVTSQVTAFSDWSGADAARTYAFNRAAGQQNNLEQATYEQLVANELATHAFYQVKPAEANYLVKLAYSVRQDTITVAQPVYYSNPWPYYWGGPIDPWGPYGPFPAGYVNQSYPVFAHSLNIRIAERVSGKEVYRVEARNVDQQPALVYAMPYLVRSALADFPLGNGVVRTVRIPLAPPAAGRNEVPVVTPAMPAAPASAVKTVQ, from the coding sequence ATGACACTCCAACGATGGACCCGCCCCATCACCCTCGCGCTAGTCGCGCTGGCTGCCCTGCTATCCGGTTGCACCACCTACGTGACGAGCCAGGTGACGGCATTTTCTGACTGGAGCGGCGCCGATGCCGCCCGCACCTATGCCTTCAACCGCGCCGCAGGCCAGCAAAACAACCTTGAGCAAGCCACCTACGAACAGCTCGTGGCCAATGAACTGGCCACACATGCCTTCTATCAGGTGAAACCCGCTGAGGCGAACTACCTGGTGAAGCTGGCGTATAGCGTGCGTCAGGACACGATAACCGTGGCGCAGCCGGTGTATTACTCCAATCCCTGGCCGTATTACTGGGGCGGGCCCATTGACCCATGGGGGCCTTACGGGCCATTTCCGGCGGGTTATGTGAACCAGAGCTATCCGGTGTTTGCACATAGCCTGAACATCCGGATCGCGGAGCGTGTGAGCGGCAAGGAGGTCTATCGCGTGGAGGCGCGCAACGTCGATCAACAGCCCGCGCTGGTCTACGCCATGCCGTATCTCGTGCGCAGTGCCCTGGCGGATTTTCCGCTGGGTAATGGCGTGGTCCGCACCGTCAGGATTCCGTTGGCGCCTCCTGCCGCTGGCCGCAACGAGGTGCCCGTGGTTACCCCCGCGATGCCCGCTGCACCGGCTTCCGCGGTGAAGACGGTGCAATAG